The nucleotide window TGAAGCCAATGGCCAGATATACGACGGTGAGCATAAGCGCAATAGATGAAAATATCATCAAATACAAACGCATATCATCCCGAATCAGTCGGTTCGTACCTTTTACTGCGTTCATGGTTTAACCCCCTCTTGATTACGGGTTCTGTTAACCAAATAATCCTGTAATGTCGCTTTCTCAATGGAAAGCCCCTGTGCATGAGCGATATCCTTCCACATTTTCGAGTAGGGCTCATCAATCATCACTTTTACAGTCGACCCCATCTGGGAAGACTCGATAACTTTAACATCCGCTGTGACTCGATTAATGTCATCAATTCCCCCTGTTAGAAGAACTCCTTTTTCGCGCATCTCTTCCATCGGCTGATTTAACATCACCTCTCCGGCTTGCAAAACGATAAGGGACTCACATAAGGGCTGAATCTCCTCAATATGATGGCTGGATATCAGGATCAGACGCGGGTTATCTTCATAACTTTCCAGTAGGGCATTGTAGAAGAATTTACGCTTCTCCGCATCGAGCCCATTGGTAGGTTCATCTAGAATGGTTATCTTGGCATTACTGGCAAGACCCAATATAATCTGGGCG belongs to Paenibacillus sp. FSL H8-0079 and includes:
- a CDS encoding ABC transporter ATP-binding protein, which codes for MIHMEQVNYSYQKTPVLNQVTLHESEPIISAIWGRNGAGKTTLMSLLAGHNRPDSGTVQIMGQDPYNNLAAQENLCYIQENHPLGKNWTVSDMVQMGQYFHPQWNQDLAERLIDVFELPAKKKIIKFSKGMKTAAQIILGLASNAKITILDEPTNGLDAEKRKFFYNALLESYEDNPRLILISSHHIEEIQPLCESLIVLQAGEVMLNQPMEEMREKGVLLTGGIDDINRVTADVKVIESSQMGSTVKVMIDEPYSKMWKDIAHAQGLSIEKATLQDYLVNRTRNQEGVKP